AGTGACAATTTTTGCAGGCATTGGGGGTGCTTTTTGATAGATCTCAAAGCCGTAATAACCCAGAATAGCAAAGGATACAGAGATGACTAGCAGGAAAGCGATCCATAATTTTCTTTCTTTACTCATTATTTACATCATTAAAAGCCGAAAATGAACACTGATCAAAGCCTTTCAGTTTCGGCAGGATTAAGGGATTTTTATTTCTAATTTTTACTGGTTTGAACGCAATTCTTTTTCAAGCAAAAGGGATTTTGGGAACAGGATGTTATTTTCGAGATGCACGTGTTGATGAAGGTCCTGCTCAAATTCTTCAAGCTTGGCGAAGAATGCCCTATAGGTATTGCAGGCGCCCTGGGGCGGGGTGTAGTTATTGCTAAGCCTGGCAATTCTTCTAAGTAGTTCACCGGCATCTTCGTGTTCAGTCTCCATCATTTTGATAGGGTTATCTACACTCCCAAATTGAGCCGGGGGCAATTCAATATTATCTTTTTTGGCCTTCATCATTTTCTTGATGAACGGGAAGAGGATCAATTCTTCTTTTTTGAGATGGGCACTCAGCTCTCCGGCCACTTCTTTAACCAGTTCTTTTATTTCGAGAAGCTCGGTGTAGTGAGAACCGTGCACCTGCGCCACTCTCTCCGAATATTGAAGCAATAGCGGAATATTCTCTTCTACATAACTGTGATGCACATTAATTATGTGATCTGTAAGAAAATCGAGCTCCCATTTATTGTAATTGACAGCTCTTGAATCTGATTGATCTACATTTAGCAGGTCCTGGCTCAACAGCCTGTAATCAACGCTGTATTTTTCGCAGGCTTTTTCGAGGCTTATCCCTCCACCGCAGCAAAAATCGATTCCGTATTTCTTAAAGATGTGGGCAGTTTTGATGTTTTCGGTCACCATTTCTGCAACTGTTTTACTTTGTAGATTTTCCATGATCATAATATTTAGATTAACAGGAGTTTAATTTTGAGCTACAAAGATGATGGAATATGGA
This Salinimicrobium tongyeongense DNA region includes the following protein-coding sequences:
- the ric gene encoding iron-sulfur cluster repair di-iron protein gives rise to the protein MENLQSKTVAEMVTENIKTAHIFKKYGIDFCCGGGISLEKACEKYSVDYRLLSQDLLNVDQSDSRAVNYNKWELDFLTDHIINVHHSYVEENIPLLLQYSERVAQVHGSHYTELLEIKELVKEVAGELSAHLKKEELILFPFIKKMMKAKKDNIELPPAQFGSVDNPIKMMETEHEDAGELLRRIARLSNNYTPPQGACNTYRAFFAKLEEFEQDLHQHVHLENNILFPKSLLLEKELRSNQ